The Candidatus Methylomirabilota bacterium genomic interval GGCCGCCTGCGCGGGCGCGTGCACCCGTACGGCTCCGCCGTCCTGATCCCGACCTTCCATCCGGCGTTCCTCCTGCGGAACCCGGGCCAGGAGTACAAGCGCATGGCCTGGGAGGACCTGAAGCTCGCGCGACGGGAGTACGACCAGCGCCGGACCCGGTAGCATGATCGCGGACGTCGCCTTCGACGCCCCGGTCGCTCATCCGTTCTCCTACCTGGTGCCGGAGGGCTGGACGCTCGCCCCCGGGCAGCGCGTGGCGGCACCACTCCGCGGCGCCCAGCGCGTCGGCATGGTCGTGGCCCTCCGCGCGGGTGACGACGCGTCGCTCAAGCCGCTCGGCCGCGTCGCCGATCCCGAACCCGTCCTCTCGCCGGCGCAGCTCGACCTCGTCGGCTGGATCTCCGCG includes:
- a CDS encoding primosomal protein N' translates to MIADVAFDAPVAHPFSYLVPEGWTLAPGQRVAAPLRGAQRVGMVVALRAGDDASLKPLGRVADPEPVLSPAQLDLVGWISA